In the Triticum aestivum cultivar Chinese Spring chromosome 2B, IWGSC CS RefSeq v2.1, whole genome shotgun sequence genome, GCCGTTTGTGATCAGGCTGCATAGTTACATGGGGCTTAGAGTCTCTGGATCTTCATAATATGAGCACTGGAACTCAGACATCTATTTTTTGTAGTGAACATGTATCAGCCGTAGACCTTTTCACTTTTGCTCTGTCTGTGTCTCTCAATTTAGTAATTGTCCCTAGGTTCTTGCTTGGCTTCACCAATGGATTGAATGCTTATGTTGCTTGTTTGAGCTACTTTTGCCGGAGCATCCATGATCTATATCCAGGAACGCCACTTGTGCTTATGCTCAATAGTCATGTAGGCCTTAGAATTTTCATTTTGATGATGCCCTTTCCTGCTCTGGATTTTTATATATGAGCTCTGGAACCCAGGCATATTTTATTTCACAGTGAGAATGATTTTGCAGTAGGCTGtttcaagaaaagaaaagaaaatgtagtAGACCTTTTCGTTCTTGCTTTGCATGTGCTTCTCAATTTGGTAGCTGTCTCTAGGTTCTTGATTGGCTTCACCAATTTATTGATTGCTTGCATTGTCTGTTCGTGCTACTTTCTCTTGAGCGTCCGTGATCTATATCAAATAATGGTACCTGTGATTATGCCGAATATTTGTGTAGGGCTAAGAATTTTCATTTTGAAGATGACCTTTGGTGCTCTGGATGTTTCAATATGAGCACCGGAACTCAGACGTCTACTATTTGCATTTAACAGATATTAGCAGTAGATTTCTAGTGCTAATAAGCTTTGTGCTGCATGATTGCTGGTGGGATGTGAACTCTGGTGTTATTTGTGATTTGCATTGACCAGGAGAGGCTCTTCATGACTAGTGTATCCCCAAGTGCAACTGGTGCTAACTTCCCAGCTAGACTTCTTGCTACAGACTTAGAATTTGTCCACATGTTTGGTGCACAAGATTTGTCTCTAGGTTGTCGATGGGTTTCGTCGATTGTTTGCATGTTTGCATTGCCTGCTTGTGCTACTTTACTTTAATCTGAGCATCCAAGTACTACTACATTCACTGCACCTCATCTATATCCAATAACATCATTTGTGATCAAAGCTGCATAATTATGTGGGTCTTAGAGTTTTCACTTTGCTTCTCTAGATTTTTCACTGGAACTCAGGCATCTATTATCTCACAGTGAACATGTATCAACAGCAGACCTTTTCACTTTTGCTCTGCCTGTGCTTTTTAGTTTGCTAACTATCTCTAGGTTCTTGATTGGCTTCACCAATTGCCAATTGATTTATTGTCTCCATTGTCTATTTGTGCTACTTTCTCCTGAGCATCCATGATCTATATCGAGGAATGTTACTTGTGATTATGTCGATTAGTTGTGTAGGGATAAGAATTTTCACTTTGAAGATGTCTTTCGGTGCTCTCGATGTTCTAGTATGTGCACCAGAACTCAGATGTCTACTTGCATTTAACAGATATTAGCAGTATACCTTTTTGCTTATCCTCTGTCTGTGCTTCTCAATTTGGAAAGTCAATTCAGTTTACCAAGTATCCTTATTGGTTGAGCACTTGTTTGCAAGGAATGCATGGAACAATTTGGGTGGTATGAGTCCACAAGAagctatcactactaggaaaatgcttataggtagacatttagcagtagcgttggttagatacccatcgctactgctatttagcagtagcgccggccaGCACAAGCACTACAAGTGcatgttagtagtagcgctggatttcacagccagcgctactgctaatgggccaCGCTCTCGGGCCCCCGTTGCAGCTTTAGCTATAGCGCTAGGCTGCCTACCCCGCGCTGCCGCTAAGCCCACCTCTCTGCTTCCCCCCGTGCCGGCCCGCGCACCACCCCTCCCCTCACTCACACTCACACGCACCAGATCGAATCCTAGTCGTCCCCCGATCCGTCCGCCGCTCCCGCGTCCTATTCCGGCCGCCCTCCCCGGCGCCGGCCNNNNNNNNNNNNNNNNNNNNNNNNNNNNNNNNNNNNNNNNNNNNNNNNNNNNNNNNNNNNNNNNNNNNNNNNNNNNNNNNNNNNNNNNNNNNNNNNNNNNNNNNNNNNNNNNNNNNNNNNNNNNNNNNNNNNNNNNNNNNNNNNNNNNNNNNNNNNNNNNNNNNNNNNNNNNNNNNNNNNNNNNNNNNNNNNNNNNNNNNNNNNNNNNNNNNNNNNNNNNNNNNNNNNNNNNNNNNNNNNNNNNNNNNNNNNNNNNNNNNNNNNNNNNNNNNNNNNNNNNNNNNNNNNNNNNNNNNNNNNNNNNNNNNNNNNNNNNNNNNNNNNNNNNNNNNNNNNNNNNNNNTGAGAGAGTAGTtaatttttaggtgttttagttgaatttgtaggtgttttagttaaatAATGTAGGTGCTTTAGTTgaatttttaggtgttttagttaaatttgtaggtgttttagttaaaaaagataggttcttagaataatgtaggtgttcttagaataatgttgaatttgttttaggtgttttagttgttttaggtgtagttaatagaattttagGTGGTTTAGTTTTTTTAGGTgtggttaacagaattttaggtgttttagttgttttaggtgtagttaacagaattctaggtattttttttgttaaagcaattgttgttatttttttagttaaagcaatttttcctgttttatgcaaatgcagtggacatgtcatattttgaacatgtcacattttggacaatgtcatatttttccgagtggtCTATGTTTTGACAGAAATGTCGATTCGTTTACGTTCTCGCAAATTTAAGGCGCTCGATTGgtcctgtttttagcaaaggtcatgtcaaattttgctaagtgtttattaattttgttttcataattaagcattttgttcttGACGtcaacgatgcctatcccgcatcctcgtcctcGACTCTGCGGAGGACTCCTGcttgagccgaggggccatgtccgggactgggctccgccgggctggtactgggttgtgctaccttctggtgagtGCAACTTAGTGAAGAGCCAGCCCGTCGTCGACCCgtagcttctttggtggcggtcacgtgggcctgcatcggtggAGAGGCTTCAGTCCCCCGCGCAGGTGGTTCAACACCGTGTCATGGAGGAGAACGCGCACGTCCAGCgctacttggttgcgttggcgaacggtcggttctccaatacctggcagattatttggggatctcaccggagctatgatccggtgatggttccttctctttgggtgtccaccgcgttCCACcgaacctagaggagctattacTCGAGATGTATTAGTCTtcttatatgatgatctttgctacaaactactatatatgtattcgatgatggattattaattacctattagttatttgcttattgaatgcaaaagatgagcgcgatttgtgctacaaactactacatatgtattcatgatggattattaattacctattaggaaatgtctgacgatgaaagcGAATTCGCTATGTGCGATTACTGCAAAGATAAGCGCggtatgtgcgacaggcctcacctggtagaaggtcggcgcttcagcatcaagctccaagagaccttcgatgttgatacGGTACGCAATGATGACAagttttttatgttatttttgcacgacttctctgcttcttcaacgtctaatttccgtcttttacaattcgactagcttatcacatgccatgcaagacgctatgtcttggagaagatgtgttttgaagatcatgaaagcacggagacaaagataattcaactaaggacccatcatagttatgattttgctgtaaaactatacaattctgtgaactcatccaattttggttgcccgaattgggaagccctttcgaaggcgtatgattttcatgagggtagcttctcaccttcgatcttggtgatcctgacatcgacaaaaatgatatgaccatttgggtccttgttgacacgcttccagttctaccgctgtgtgagtttcttaaacatatttactaagtaatttatattgttaatttcaaaatatttgacagcttatttccattaacagcttattttcattcttcaaaaaatgtacggaagatggtagacagaacctactactacaatgatgaagaacaattaacttataaggagaaagatggtcttatcactttttttactgatcttgagaattacaatagctattatcgaattcctcaaaattattgtccatatgtgccactagtgcacgcggtgtgctacggtaacatcaatggagatatcatggtaagattttctactattacgacatccgtgcatctttgaacattgctaactacaaagttattactatgtttttgaacagaaaatcccgatggattgtgtgcctcatctgatgttgccaaGAGGTCATGTTGAAGTTATGAGCCtacggccaccacggccaggtcagccacagtatccacatcactcctgtccatactGGATTTCTAAGAGcaaggaagccatgataataaatgattggaaaaaatgtttcaaccatcgtagagagctacttggaagcaacattgtgcgtgggccaagacttggagacaggatgatctccgttcttcATTATGGAGAGTCCAGTTTGCTTAATgaagagtcaatgcctatcttgttttatgatattttacctaagagagggtagagtaggtcctataagaggagtaggtcctaggtagaatgtgttattatgtgctataatgtgttagagttgatgaggaggatgaggaggtgtgattatgactagtgaccaacttgttatatatatgatgTCTCATGATGAACATTGTTTGATGGTGATGACTactggtaatgaatatgctatttaaatagactagttcatgatgagttgttattgtataaaagatatatctgtttaaacatgtacaacgccaaaatattaaaaagaaaacataaatgttagcaatagcgctggcctaaaaacacgctactagtagttgaacttaccagtagcgctggtctaTAACACGCTACTGCTAGAAAATAGCTGTAgcgtcgtagcagtagcgctggtacctGCGCTACTGGTAGTACAAAAACAAGCGCTACTCgtaagcttttctctagtagtgtatGAACGAGTACATCACCGCTGCCCGTCAGTTCTACCCCGGCTGCTCGTTAGCCACACCACTTGCTACCATCTTTACAGGAATGCACACCACAGTGTTGGCTCTGTTTGATAACCTGTTCGACATGATTCCAGAGAATGAAAGATGTGGAAACCAGTGCGTCTGCATCAGGTCCGAAGGGGCCAGGACCTGCATCGAAAACAAATGAACTGTAAGTCCATTTCTGTTGCTAACTGATAGAACATAGCAAATAAAAGTGAGGTGTTTCATTATTTGGTATGCAGTTAGTTATCTCCATCCTGGTGCTAATAAGCTTTAATTATTTATTTCATCCATTGAGTATTTCACCTGAACTATTGTTTCTAGGATTACAATGAACTTATTTGTACCTGCAGAGAACTTGGCGAGATACATGTTTCTGCAAAGGAAGGAGAAATTGAAGATCTTAAAAAGCATATGGAGACGTGTTTGTAGAACATCCATCTTTCTCTTCTTTATGCAGCATGACTCATTTAGACATAATTTGGTTTCAGATAGCAGAAAAAGAACTCCTTTGCACTTGGCTGTGGACCATGGTCACCTAGGTGCTGTTGAGCTTCTTGTCAGTTCAAATGCAGACGTCAATGCTCAGGTATTTGATTTTTCTATGCCCTTTACTCATTGGGTGAGTGTATTTGAGCAAAAGAAGCCGGTGGTAATTCTGAACCAAGTATTTTTACTGGGTTTGCATCACAAACTGCACCAAATGCAGATGGGTTTGCATTCAAATTTCTCTGAGCTATGTGAACTGAACCTTGCTTCTCTCTTTCCATATCCAGGACAACCAAGGTCAGACACCACTTCATTATGCTGTCCGTTGTGAGAAGGAAGACATCGCCCAACTTCTTGTGAAGCACCATGCTGATCTCCAGATTAAGGACGGCGACGGGAACACCGCACCTGACCTCTGCTCCTCGGCCTGGCCGTTCCTGAAGCCAGCAAACTGATGTCGCACAGTTAGCTCACGCAATACGTTGACTAAGAAACATAACCTGCTCCTCGAACGATTAGCTGAATGAACCAGATGAGACCTCTTCGAATACATAGGCTGTTGCCAAAACGTCGAAAGATATCTCAGTACAGGGTAGACATCTTGTAGTTCGTTTCTACGGTTTACActgttagtgtgtgtgtgtatgctgcACGCCAACGGTTTGGCCGGAAACATATATGAATACCAGGTCTCGCGGCCGAAAATTGTGAATATGCATTCTCTCATTATTAATTCTCCTGCTAGGCATTCAAATTTCTCTCTGATCTTCAGAATTTTCCCTGAGGTCTTGTTCATCTGGGACGTACTTGGCCCATGTTCCTACTAGAAATTAAATAGTACTATGTTTTTGTAGAATTAAtattggatttttttttgaaaaacgaTAATATGAGAAATGAGCTATGTTATCTAGCGGAACAATGCATGATGTTccttccggtcctttttagtctacaTATAAGTTTTGCCCAGACTCAAAGTATCTCTAATTTAATCAAACTTATAGCAAAAAAGTGTCAACATTCAAAATGTCAAATCAATAATGTTAGAttcattataaaatgtagtttcatagtgtATATAGTTGACATTGTAGAGAGGTTGATATCCATTGATATAAACTTggttgacttgacacaaatctaatacatgaagtaaaaaggaccggaggactATTATAATAAGTTTTATATGACTGGTCAATCAGTATCTAGTTCAATCCTTATTGTGCCAGCGGAATAAATAAGGATCCAACGGCGGCCCTTCATTCTTGTACCTCCAGCTTTCTTCCTCCAACCATTTCTCTCCCCATGAAATCCACTTACCCAATATGAAAATTCAGTAAACTTAACCCAATATGGAAATTCAGTCAACGTGCATATAGCTGCCGTGTGGATTGGCGAGtactaggcgccggcgcaccggcccaataGTTTGGCCGGTCGCGCGACAACCCTCGGATTCGAGCGCTACGAACAGTCTGATCTCATCCCCTTCCTTCTCTCATACACACCAAAGGGATCTCACACACCAAATCCCCCTGCGAGCGCTGCAGCCGGAGCATCGCCCCCGAGCTAGCCGGATCCCTCGCACGGTTGTAACAGAGAGCGCCACCGACCCAGCTTGACGGGTCCCCCCCCCGCGCGTCGCTGCCCCTCCCAACCATCTCCCTCGTTCGCAACTCCGTCATGGTCGGATACCCGCCAAGCTTGGCCATGGCTGACACGGAGCCTCCGTTGGCAGCGGTTGAAGCTCCCCGCCCCGCGGTTGTAGCATCTGGtgcgccacccccaccccctccaTCCTCGCCGTCGAGCTCGTCGCAGGGTGCATGCTGCAGGCACCGCCGTCGTCTTCTTCCCTGGGTAACCCAATTCCACATGTCGCCGTTGTAGCAAAACAGCCCGGCGTTTGTAGCTTTTCAGAATCCCCGATGTAGCAAAAAAAAATGAGCGACACCACTTCGCCCTGTACCACTCCATTGATGTAGCAAAACAAATCGCAGGTTCCAGCTTCTATAGATGCTGATCCCAGCTGCTCTCAACTGTCGCGACAAATACTGtggttggttccagcaaaaatatgGATCCAGCAAAAAATCAGAAGGGGGTGGTAGCAAAAATCAGAAGGGGGTGGTAACAAATATTtgagtggttccagcaaaaaaaaatgGATCGAAGCAAAATAACAAAAATGGATCGAAGCAAAATAAAATCAAAGACGGGATGGTAGCAACAGCGAAGACGGCTGTAGCAAAAATTTGTAGTTGTTCCAGCAAAAATTTCAAGGGCGTGGTGCAAAAATCAGAAGGACAGTGGTAGCAAAAACAAGAGATAGTGGTAGCAAAAATTTAGACTGATTCCAGCAAAAAAGCAGCCTAATTACGGATCATAGCAAAAAAGTTTTTGATTCCAGCAAAACAACAAACTAGTTGTAGCCAAAATTGTGGCAGATTGCAGATCCCGTCGAGGCAGGTTCCAGCATCTCGTCCGCTTGTAGCATGTAGGCGCTGTTCCAGGTAGGTGGGGGGTGTCGCTCGTCGGAGCAGTGCGGACGTGGTTTGGAGTGGCTGCTTGCCGGAGCAGCGTGGGGCAGGTGAAGGGCGTACGTTCGCCGGAGTAGCGCGGGGGCAGGTGGAGGGCGGCCCTCGCCGGAGCAGCGTTGGCCGTGTTTGATTAGGGGAAAAGGAGATGCTTGTGTGCGTTGAGCCATTGACTAGGCAAAAGAGATAAGGAAGAGGCCGAGCGGTTTGTAGGGATGGGTGGGGGAGAATGTGCAAGGGCGTGGCGAAACTGAAGCCAGGAGATTGGACGCAATCGAATCGCTACGCACGCGGCCGGCCGAAGCCGGCGCACCGGCTCGAAACGTTTCCCATATTAATATTAGGAATTTTCGGAAAATCGACAATATATGCACAATGAACTTTCTTGCCCAACAATGCACGATGTAGATTTATTTATGACTTTGGGCGTTGGTCAGTCGGTACGTAGTTCAGTCCTAATAATCGTACTAAGCTATGAACAGCAACCACTAGTAAAATCTTAGAGCTCGTCGTGGTCATGGTCCTCGGCGGGGTCATCATGGCCACCGCCAGTGTTCCCGtaggcggcggcgaaggcggggctgcagacatcctccagctccttgagCTTCTCCGTGTAGTCGTCCTTGTCGGCGTTCGGGTTGGCCTCGAGCCACTCGCTAGCCTCCCTCGTCGCCTCCTTGACCCTTTCCCGGTCGCCGCCGTCCATCTTGGCCCCCAGCTCGCCGTCGGCCGTCGTCCGGGCGCTGTAAACGTAGGCCTCCAGCTTGTTCCGCGCGTCCACCTTGTCCCTCACCTTCCTGTCCTCCGCGGCGAACTCCTCGGCCTCCTGCACCATCCGCTCGATCTCCTCCGGCGTGATGCTACGGCCAGCGTTGCTGATCTCGATCTTCTCCGACTGGCCGGTGCCCTTGTCCGCCGCCCCCACGTGCAGGATGCCGTTCACGTCCACCTCCAGGGTCACCTCGATCTGCGGCGTGCCCCTCGGCGCCGGCGCAATCCCGGTGAGGTCGAACTTGCCCAGCAGCCGGTTGTCCTTGGTCATGCTCCGTTCGCCCTCGAACACCGTGATGGTCACCGTGTCTGCCTGTCCTCGTACGTGGTGAACATCTTGGCCCTCTTGGTCGGGATCGGCGTGTTCCGGGGGATCACGCTCGCCATCACGCCGCCGGCCGTCTCGATGCCCAGCGTCAGCGGCGTCACGTCCAGCACCACAACCTCCTTGGCGTCGCCGCGCACGATGCCGCCCTGCACCGCCGCGCCGTAGGCCACGGCCTCGTCGGGGTTGACGCCCTTGTGGGGCTCCTTGCCGCCGAAGTAGTCGCGGAGGAGCTGCTGCACCTTGGGAATCCTCGTGCTGCCACCGACCAGAACGACCTCGTCGACGTCGCCCTTGGCCAGCCCGGCGTCCGCCATGGCCTTCTTCACGGGCGCCATGACCTTGCGGAAGAGGTCGGCGTTGAGCTCCTCGAAGCGGGCCCGGGTGAGCGGCTCCGAAAGGTCGACGCCGTCGGCCAGCGACTCTACCTCAACGCGGACCTGGAGCTGGGTGCTGAGCGCCCGCTTGGCGCGCTCGCACTCGCGGCGGAGCTTGCCGAGCGCGCGCGCGTCGCCGGAGATGTCGACGCCGTGCTTCCGCTTGACGAGCCGGATGAAGTGGTCCATGACGCGCTGGTCGAAGTCCTCGCCTCCAAGATGGGTGTCGCCGTTGGTGGCGAGGACCTCGAAGACACCGCCGTCGAGCGCGAGCACGCTGACGTTGAAGgtgccgccgccgaggtcgaacACGAGCACGTTCCGCTCCTTGCCGTCGGCCATCTTGTCCAGCCCataggcgatggcggcggcggtgggctcGTTGATGAGGCGGACCGCGGACGACGTTGAGGCCGGCGATGGCGCCGGCGTCCTTGGTGGCCTGGCGCTGCGCGTCGTTGAAGTAGGCCGGGATGGTGATCATGGCGTCCCGGACCTTCTCGCCGAGATACGCCTCGGCCGTCTCCTTCATCCTGGTGAGCACCGTCGCGCTCACCTCCTCCGGGCTGAGCGTCCGCACGTCGTCGGCCTTCACCTCCACCTCGACGTGCGGCTTCCCGTTCTTGTCCACCACCTTGAACGGCAGCAGCTTCATGTCCCGCTGCACCTCGGCGTCGACAAAGTTACGGCCGATGAGTCGCTTGGCGTCGTAGACGGTGCGGAGCGGGTTGACGGCGGCCTGGTTCTTGGCGGCCTCGCCGATGAGGCGCTCGCCGGAGTGGGTGAAGGCGACCCAGGAGGGGGTGATGCGGTTGCCCTGGTCGTTGGCGATGATCTCCACCCGGCCGTTCCGGTACACGGCCACGCACGAGTAGGTCGTGCCCAGGTCGATGCCGATCACCGGCCCGGCCACGCCGTTGCCGGAGCCCTTCTCCTTGGCAGCCGCGGCCTGGTTCTTGGTTGGCTGTCAACAAGGATGTTCGATCATGATTCCAACAAAAAATATTCGTCCCTGGCCCCACGTCGCAGGCAACATGTGTATAGGTATCGCCCAATAGATTCAAAATTCAGAAATTCCATAAGTCGTCTAGAATTTTATTGGGTTCAAATTATCTCTGACCAAATTTAAATTTTATTCAAATCTATTTTGAATTTCAAGGGTGCACTGTAGGGTCAATGGAGTGTATCGCTGAATTTGAAGGATGTCGTGTCGAAAGAGTTGTATGTGACATTGTTTGGATATAGACAGCCAAACACTTGGATTCATACGACATCGTTTCAACAGGCAACTTCGTGACCTGATTTTCTCCAATCACAGCACAAAATTATCTTCACACTTGTTTTTTAAAAATACTGAAGAAATGCTCACATTCTCGGCAACAAACTGTGACATGAGCTGACGATGGTCAAAATTTTCAGTTTCTTCCTTACTTTGAGCGAATCGGATATTCTCTACAACCTGTCTTTGCCAATCTCAAATTTTGGATTTGCTGGTTTTGACGAAGAAAGCATCAGTATGTATGCGCGTGACAAGTCTGCTTGGGCACATATGTGTGCAACTCAACAAATTCTTTTTGAATACTCTCCCATTTTCCTAGTTGAGGACAAGAAACGTTGAGACGAGAGTAACTTGTTTAAAATCCacatttgttcatgttcatgaaaAAGAAAATGTTCATGTAGTCCACGTTGAATTCACAACAGAAAATCAAAAAGTGATATGCGATGAACGGCTAATTTGAAGTTCAACGGAGTAGCAAGCACACACTAGTATAGATATGGTCCATTTTAAGATCCCTCATCGCACAAGGAAGCCTGAAACCATGTGTGATGTGAACAACACCACGTAGGTGTGATAAACTGCTCCATAACTCCCAATCAATTGAGGTCTTCGATTTAGGATACTTCACTTGAATTACTTGCTTCATAACTTGATCAACCATCACTCAACATATGGGTTCATCATAATCTCATCTTCAAGACATATATACAATTCTTCTCTTAAATCATTCTCTCAAGATCTTGATCCATCATGACTGAACTCATAAGCCTAAGCATGTCATTGAGTTCCTTCAATAAATTCCATCTTGATCATATCGTGTACATCACATGGACTACATCTTGATTATTGATTCAACCACATAACTTAAGCTTGATACCTTGGAGTCCATTTCCTTGCTTATAATATATTCATCACTAGAACTCAGTGATCTTAACGCATATCTTGGTTTATCTTGATGGCTTTCATCAATCCACACAATAATTTTAATGCATTTCCTTTGGAATTTTCCTTCAAATGCATCTCAATGACAAGCATGTCCATAGGAATTGCCATTagttaccaaaaccacacatgggtaCTAAATGCAACTTCACCAATACACCCCCTCCAGGTGCATCACTGTTCTACTGTCAATCATCGCCCCGCTTGATGTCGTCCGCCACCCGACGGCAAGGAGTCACCGCTTGTTCCACCTCCCATCTCCGATGATGACCCACCTATAGACTGCTCTTGTCTTCATCTGTGTCATTGTTCTGCCCCTAGAACTGCAAGCTCCCAAACATGCCTTGGATCTGTTGAACACTTCAAGCTCAAGTGGCGGCATATCAAACCACATATGTGGTGAACTGTTCCATTGTAATAACCCAAAAATGGTTTAGTTCCTGCTTCTGAGTTACATATCCGTGAATGTTTTTATGGTGTGGTTTTGTCCAACGATCTCCCATATACAATGGTCGAGTTGTGAATTTGATGGTGGTGCTAAGTTAATTTTATGTCCAACGTCCTCTTGTATACAACGTCCTTGGGTCAAGTCAGTGCCAACAAATTTAGAAGAGAAAAATAATATAGTAAATAAATTTTGAATTCATTTACTACTGATTACtgaaaaataaaatttctccaaacaATAAAAATCTAAATCTAAATATTGTAGGAAAAATCACATATGCATATTATTTTAATATGCCTAGTTCCAAAATTATATAATGCAGTTGGATGGGTAAATCAAATTTAATTGGTACTTCCAATTTATATTAATTCATATTAAATCTTATGGAACTAAAATCTCCAGTTAAGGTTTTGTTattccttatgaacttaatactattaATTTTCTAATACTCATTTTGATCTTTATTTTTACAATCTCAAAAATAGAACCATGCTATAACCTTCGATGGAAAATGCTACAACCTtcgatgaaaaaagcttcaaccgaacGAGAGAT is a window encoding:
- the LOC123039684 gene encoding acyl-CoA-binding domain-containing protein 4; protein product: MHTTVLALFDNLFDMIPENERCGNQCVCIRELGEIHVSAKEGEIEDLKKHMETCLHNLVSDSRKRTPLHLAVDHGHLGAVELLVSSNADVNAQDNQGQTPLHYAVRCEKEDIAQLLVKHHADLQIKDGDGNTAPDLCSSAWPFLKPAN